The following nucleotide sequence is from Glycine max cultivar Williams 82 chromosome 9, Glycine_max_v4.0, whole genome shotgun sequence.
CTTGAAAGTGGCCACTGAGCACAGACCAATGATGCTTCACAATTACACGAAAGGGACCAATGAGCTTTCAGTATTCTCGAGGACAAGCAATTTTTCAATGTTAATTTGCAAAAATGAGGAAACCCCAATTTAACTAGATACTCATCCCATGGTTAAATTCAGGTAAGCTCTCAAAAGAACTATTTAAATCAACAAATGCATTACAGGAAAGATTAACAATAACAAAGCCTTAATGCCTTACTCCCACTAAATTGGATCAACTACATGGATTCTTGACCACCATTGTGCTCAATATTGCATCCCATATAGCGGACACACAAACCACATGATCCCCCACCCGGGTAGTCATGTAGCTTTAGCATTACagaaaagtgagattttcaacTATGTTTGGAGTTCCAGAAGATGCAACTTTAGAACACAGCATAATGGCATATCATTTTCTTGTGAAAAAGCCAAtccatttcaattttattatctGCATCAATGACTAGAGAAGCTCATATAAGGTAGCACACAAACCTCATGTGTAAAGGTCCTGACAGGAATGCCAAATGCCCTAGCCAATCCAAAATCTGCAAGCTTCAGTGAATTAGTACGGCGATCTATCAACAAATTCTGTGGTTTCAAGTCTCGATGAAGAACTCTATGTGAATGACAGTAAGCAATGCCACAGAGAATTTGATAAAGGAACATCTGCAGAAAGGATcattaaagaattcaaaatttaaatccaaACTAACTGGTATTTTCACCAAAATTAGCATCTCCCTAATATAACCCatgacaaaataaattttacagtAATGGTGAATGTTAAGGTGGAACATTGAACTATAATCTTACCTGCAAAATAACAAGATGGGAAGGGAATGTAATGGGAACATCACACATAGCATCATAAGTTCATAACTAATCACACTCAGATAGCACATTAATGAGGGAGGCAGTCACATCACACGGACAATAAGAAAGGAAACCAAAACCAATGAAATACATGATAGCTGCATCTCAGTACAGTGTCTTAATTTCCATGTCAATAGCTAGCAAGACTGGAGAGTTACAACCAACATTCTAAAGGTAAAACTTATTAATCAACTGATCACTCATTTTCTGAAACAGAAAACTTTGAAGGATAAATCATACcaatcaagaaataaaaaataaactacaaAACTCTAATTCATCACAAAACTCACCGGACACGCGCAATCATTCTCATACTGTCTTCATTTGATTTTTAGAAAGGCGTGACAAAGGATATGAAACCCATATATTTGCTTGGCAGATTAagtttcttgttcactctcacATCTATAACTCAAGTTACAAATAAGTATAatccaaggaaaaaaaaatcacaggtCGCTCACCTTTACTTGCCGCGGATCTTTCACAAACTCTGGAGATGAATCCATGTGTTTTTTTAGATCCAAGTCCAGATACTCAAAAACCAGATACAATCGCTTCTCACTGTGCACTACATCCTGCAACCTGTCATCCACACAACCACAAAGCAACTCAATAATGAATTGACTAAAAAGGCAGAATAAGACGAAGAACAGCACATAGCAAAGTAACATTTTCATGGCTAATATGCCAAGGCATATAAAGAGTTTAAAGTTTATACACtgccaatgtaaaaaaaaattattcagtcAACCAATCAGAAACCATCATTTGGTATGACTTAGTTATTGCAAAAGTCAACAAGTCTATCATACATAAcgatttatgattgaataacaGGGCAAAAACCCTATATATACTATCAATGCATACACTATTTCCTCAACAAATAAATCTATACAAACATTGATAGAATTCAGTAAGACAAAAAGCATGACTCAAAAATGAAAGTGTTGGCATATCGTGTACGCATCCCACACCCACCTCACCTACAAGAACAATTCACAGCCGTACAGTCTATCAAATAGACAAATACCACAACCAGTTCACAGAACACCAAACACCAGAAACAACAGCCGAATGGAATTAAAGTATCAAAATCAGGTCATCAATTTTTCCACACATCCAAACCCtatgaacaacaacaacacgaAGCCACCTCCATTCATTATAATTCAGTAGCAAAAAATTCCAAGgttaaagaagaaacaaaaattcaCGACAAATAGCACGCGGCCACAACACTATTAGCCCTCCAATTTCATCATCGGCAACaacattatatatttcaatagcTAAAAATCCCAAGGTTAAAGCAGAAACACAAATTCACGACAAATAGCGCACGGataaaacattaatttcatCATCGACAACAACACATTGCATTCAAATGAAAGGAGAAGGGAAATGGATGATAAACCTAACAATGTTCCTATGCTGCATCTCTTTGAGAAGAGAAATCTCGCGAATGGCGGTGCTGGGAACGCCTTCGTCCTCCTGCTCGAGGCGAATCTTCTTCAGAGCGATTGTCTCATTGGTGGCGCGGTCGCGAGCCTTGTAAACGACGCCGTATGTTCCCTCGCCTATCTTCTCCACCTTCTCgtactgcaaaaaaaaaaaatggaaaggaaAAGTGAGTTTGTGAGAGGAAAGTGAAAATCGAAGAAAATGTTAATGTGATGAAGTTAAGATTGAATTGTGGTAGGAACCTGGTCCATGGAAGAAGAAGATCTGAGAACAAACTAGGCTGGAGAAGCCCTTTGCAGTTCACACTCTTGTCACttgtcttctctctctttcactcTTCTTAAGTctatttgtttcttttcctcccctaccctttttcctttttttttttttttaatgattttcctttttattatttaaatttacttataaaTACTTTGACTTctagttaaaaaaaagtaattttgcttttggatttattttatttttattaatttgctaAATAATTGGATATCATcgaattattcaaatattatttgaatttgatttttcacagaaatatttttttcgaaTAACATTTATATGTTTTCATtgagaatatataaaaatagagtttatttagattttttattaaattgattggcATGAgacattcattaattttttctttcaatcacatgtttttgtatttatcaaatttaaataaaaactttgTTTAAAGGATTTGAGTTCATTTTGATTGAGAAATTTCAAGAAATCTCAAAAagtattgtttaaaaaaaaataggatttttttaaaatcaaactttttcCACTGGGAATATTACTATCTTCGAATTTATTTATTCTGTCATTCATGATCTTtgcgtttttattttttatccctatTCGTTGCCCAAATAATCTCTACAAATGTTTGCAAGGTTTACTTTTAAAGCAGAATATTTGCAAGGTTGTACTATAGataatcaaaaattaaaatgacaccTAGAGCAACTCTAGTGGAGGTCTCTTGCTGACATGCACAAAAGTTTGATGAAGTCTCTCTTTTATTATTGGAGAGTAACTTGGTAGGTCCATTTCAAAAGAGAGCTACCAACTACAACATTGGTTTCTCTTATTGCATAATGGACtcatttgtattatattttattaaataaatgcaGAGAcgtgacttaaaaaaaatattatgggatccatttgagaaattttagtaaacttataaaaatttgattaaaatgtttaaaggaaaaaatgtaatgtaatattattagaaagtgtaaaatattattaaaaagtataagataaaatttgatgGATTTATTGGTAGGAGATGCTTTAAGTTTTCCATGATGTCTTTGATTTGATTACTCCTACCTACCTTGATTGTGTCCCCTTTTTTCATTGTGTGGAATCAATTCAATAATTTGACTTCACACACGCACACTTGTTGCATCACCATCATGCTGATAGGCTATTTCTATGTTTGCCAATGTCTAAAGGACAAAGGTCACATTTTAATCAAGGTGTTGTTCCAAAACACCAATTTTAAGGACCATCCACGTTCAACACACTAAATAAATAGTTAAGTTTGTTAAATATGTTATTGGTAGTTTGATTTCGGATTATGTGAATGAATGATACTTCGTTTTAAgagataaaacttattttatttatctatgaGAAAATAATCACTCTCTAATCAGTGGGACATCATATTATcttcctgaattttttttatgtaccaAGAAAAACTCAATCAAGTATGCCCGTAACATAATTATAAAGATTTGAAGCTTGAGATGTagcattaaagaaaattaatttgcaACTAATCAATTAtgtgaaaatcaaaataataaaaaaaaacaaataatcaattatattattataaaagatagtTTTGTTATATAGAAAAATGTCATATAGCAACaacatatatattcttttttttatcgaaatttcaccatattttatttataaaaataattatactaattATAGTAAAAGTAAATTACACTATTCTTCTCTGAGAAATAAGAATATTACACTACCCTTTCctcttatattaaaatttacacTCCCGCGTTGACAGATTTGAATATATGACATTTtcgttttgttttattttaaatgtttccaTTGAAGCTCTGTTAACttccattataaaaaaaaatattactaaaacaTCTTTTACATTATCATCCCCTCAAATATGCAAATATCCCCTCAAACATcttttaaacatatatattataaaatatgtacaattaaatatttaaaattatttttttgaactatatttttaaaaaataacaatctttttaattatatatatatatatatatatatatatatatatatatatatatttgtgtctTAATTTCTACctttaatcattattttaaacacTCATACATACATAATAATATACGTACAATTGaattcaatatttaaaataatttttatcaactagatttttaaaaaataacaatttttattcTAAGAATTGTGGTGGGCATGcactaatatattttaattcttaactaCTATATTTAAGCTATTAAATAACACTTGTC
It contains:
- the LOC100780359 gene encoding cell division control protein 2 homolog, encoding MDQYEKVEKIGEGTYGVVYKARDRATNETIALKKIRLEQEDEGVPSTAIREISLLKEMQHRNIVRLQDVVHSEKRLYLVFEYLDLDLKKHMDSSPEFVKDPRQVKMFLYQILCGIAYCHSHRVLHRDLKPQNLLIDRRTNSLKLADFGLARAFGIPVRTFTHEVVTLWYRAPEILLGSRHYSTPVDVWSVGCIFAEMVNRRPLFPGDSEIDELFKIFRILGTPNEDTWPGVTSLPDFKSTFPKWPSKDLANVVPNLDAAGLNLLSSMLCLDPSKRITARSAVEHEYFKDIKFVP